From Nonlabens sp. Ci31, the proteins below share one genomic window:
- a CDS encoding M28 family metallopeptidase: MKGKDGKPSKDATEATSSKSVLDYSEVKVMDYANTITVEELKEQLYYYASDEMEGRYTGSPGQKRAVNYLRDQYKKMGVPGGAPYGKYFQVVPGKAFGKPELSSENVLAYIEGREFPDEVLVISAHLDHVGMEDGEVFNGADDDGSGTIALLEIAEAFKQAVNDGYGPRRSILFLHVTGEEIGLKGSNYYANNPVYPMENTIADLNIDMIGRIDPAQKDNPDYVYLIGSDMLSQDLHDISEAANKKSVNMRLDYTYNGKDDPNRFYYRSDHYNFAKNNVPVIFYFNGVHEDYHKATDTPDKIEYELYQRRIKLIFATAWDLANADKRPALK, encoded by the coding sequence ATGAAAGGTAAAGATGGTAAACCAAGTAAAGATGCTACTGAAGCTACCTCTAGTAAGTCAGTACTAGATTATTCTGAAGTAAAGGTAATGGACTATGCAAATACCATTACTGTAGAAGAATTAAAGGAACAACTCTATTATTATGCCAGTGATGAGATGGAAGGCCGTTATACAGGAAGTCCAGGACAAAAAAGAGCCGTTAATTATTTAAGAGATCAATACAAAAAAATGGGGGTTCCTGGTGGCGCTCCTTACGGAAAGTATTTTCAAGTAGTTCCTGGAAAAGCTTTTGGAAAACCAGAACTTTCCTCTGAGAATGTGTTGGCTTATATAGAAGGTAGAGAATTTCCTGATGAAGTTTTAGTCATTTCTGCCCACTTAGATCACGTTGGTATGGAAGATGGAGAAGTTTTCAATGGAGCTGATGACGACGGCAGTGGTACTATTGCACTTCTAGAAATAGCAGAAGCTTTTAAACAAGCGGTAAATGACGGTTATGGACCAAGAAGATCCATACTCTTTCTACATGTTACTGGAGAGGAGATAGGCCTTAAGGGAAGTAATTATTATGCTAATAACCCCGTCTACCCTATGGAAAATACCATAGCGGACCTTAATATAGACATGATAGGTCGTATAGACCCTGCTCAAAAAGATAACCCAGACTATGTTTATCTGATAGGTAGCGATATGCTTTCTCAGGATTTACATGACATCTCTGAAGCAGCAAATAAAAAATCTGTCAATATGAGGTTGGACTATACTTATAATGGTAAAGATGATCCCAACCGTTTTTACTACCGCAGTGATCATTACAATTTTGCCAAAAACAATGTTCCTGTAATTTTCTATTTCAACGGAGTTCATGAAGACTACCACAAGGCTACTGACACGCCAGACAAAATTGAATACGAATTGTACCAGAGAAGAATAAAATTGATATTTGCTACCGCATGGGATTTAGCAAATGCAGACAAGCGTCCAGCTCTTAAATAA
- a CDS encoding outer membrane beta-barrel protein — MKTTILSIALLAFTALSFAQNDSGLSPAKLNVGLTLGTYSFNSDTQDVEIEYSFSAGFRIGVDFSVYEDEQFDVETGITLTNHRSLVDQPEIGAKINYDIYWAGSHAILNYHILPQSLSVGAGIFADFGIAGTQQFEGSDKVNVFDEIDGGDAPLSRLNYGAAFKLNHIMSWTDFADDLYISYRLGLADIEGADNDTQSFKTGMISIGVRSTFENLF; from the coding sequence ATGAAAACAACAATTTTATCGATTGCATTGCTAGCGTTTACAGCTCTTAGTTTTGCTCAAAATGATTCTGGATTAAGTCCCGCAAAGCTAAACGTAGGACTGACATTAGGTACCTATTCTTTTAATTCTGACACACAAGATGTGGAAATCGAATACTCTTTCAGTGCTGGATTTAGAATAGGAGTTGACTTTTCTGTATATGAAGATGAACAGTTTGATGTAGAAACAGGAATTACTTTAACCAATCACAGAAGCCTCGTAGATCAGCCAGAAATAGGGGCGAAAATAAACTATGATATCTATTGGGCGGGAAGTCATGCCATTTTAAACTATCACATCCTGCCCCAGTCTTTGAGCGTAGGTGCTGGAATATTTGCTGATTTTGGAATTGCAGGGACTCAACAGTTTGAAGGTAGCGATAAAGTCAATGTTTTTGACGAGATAGACGGCGGTGACGCTCCTTTGAGTAGGTTGAACTATGGTGCAGCATTTAAACTTAATCACATCATGAGTTGGACCGATTTTGCAGATGATCTTTATATTTCCTACCGTTTGGGTCTGGCAGATATAGAAGGTGCTGATAATGACACGCAATCTTTTAAAACAGGGATGATTTCTATAGGTGTTAGAAGCACTTTTGAAAACCTCTTTTAA
- a CDS encoding PaaI family thioesterase, with protein sequence MDKEKILQRCNAICRNTLMDTLDIEFVNVGEDFLTARMPVTSKVHQPDGVLHGGASVALAESVGSAASYLFLDTDNFAIRGLEISANHTRSKKDGHVFATARFLHKGRTTQLWEIRITDEENKLISICKLTTIALKK encoded by the coding sequence ATGGACAAAGAAAAGATACTACAGCGTTGTAATGCTATTTGCCGCAATACGCTAATGGACACCCTAGATATTGAGTTTGTAAACGTAGGAGAAGATTTCTTAACTGCTCGAATGCCGGTTACATCAAAAGTGCATCAACCAGATGGAGTGCTTCATGGAGGAGCTAGTGTCGCTCTTGCCGAGTCGGTAGGTAGTGCAGCGAGTTATTTGTTTTTAGACACAGATAATTTTGCCATTCGCGGTTTAGAAATTAGCGCCAATCACACCCGGTCTAAAAAGGACGGACACGTTTTTGCAACGGCTCGTTTCTTGCACAAAGGGAGGACGACTCAACTTTGGGAAATCAGAATTACAGATGAAGAAAACAAGCTCATTTCTATCTGTAAATTGACGACTATCGCTTTGAAAAAATAA
- a CDS encoding flagellar motor protein MotB, with protein MKKIFLMLLAGGLLVSCASKKDLEAALAKQKETKELLDTATVKLNACLADERASNARIEGFKEQITTLKNSNNALLSNQGDLVTLSTQGSRNLERSLESMREKDLQIRSLNDAITKKDSVTLALVTSLKSSLGNLQDEDISVNVEKGVVYISISDKLLFSSGSDKINENAKMVLGKVAKVVNDKPEIELMVEGHTDNQPISSTKFTDNWALSTARATAVTRVLQEDFNVAPKRMTAAGRSFYIPVATNDTPEGRAKNRRTRIIVLPKLDQFFDMVEKGMEEAKANAKKETEMKKN; from the coding sequence ATGAAGAAAATATTTTTAATGTTGCTCGCAGGTGGACTTTTAGTTTCATGTGCATCTAAAAAAGATCTTGAAGCAGCGCTTGCAAAACAAAAAGAAACTAAAGAACTATTAGATACAGCAACAGTAAAATTAAACGCTTGTCTAGCAGATGAAAGAGCATCAAATGCCCGAATAGAGGGGTTTAAAGAACAAATCACTACTCTTAAAAATTCGAATAATGCACTTCTAAGCAATCAAGGAGACCTCGTAACGCTTTCCACACAAGGAAGCCGTAACCTGGAACGTTCTCTAGAAAGTATGAGAGAAAAAGACTTGCAAATCAGATCTTTAAACGATGCGATTACTAAAAAAGACAGTGTAACACTAGCATTAGTGACTAGTTTAAAAAGCTCTTTAGGTAATTTACAAGATGAAGATATCAGTGTTAATGTTGAAAAAGGAGTAGTGTACATTTCTATTTCAGATAAATTATTATTCTCTAGCGGTAGCGATAAGATTAATGAGAATGCAAAAATGGTATTAGGTAAAGTCGCCAAAGTAGTAAACGACAAACCTGAAATAGAGCTCATGGTAGAAGGCCACACAGATAACCAGCCTATCTCTTCGACTAAGTTCACAGATAACTGGGCATTGAGCACCGCTCGTGCTACAGCGGTCACTAGAGTTTTACAGGAAGATTTTAATGTAGCTCCAAAACGTATGACGGCTGCTGGTAGATCTTTTTATATTCCTGTAGCAACAAACGACACACCTGAAGGTCGTGCTAAAAACAGACGTACTAGAATCATCGTACTTCCTAAATTAGACCAATTCTTTGATATGGTAGAAAAAGGAATGGAAGAGGCAAAAGCAAATGCTAAGAAAGAAACTGAAATGAAAAAGAACTAA
- a CDS encoding YqaA family protein: protein MEHSTTNKKPWFRPDRAHKYYKLTGFYSFVADSIKKSMPPVLVVVAILAVIHFALDDGLMGLLELAVEELPDYGVLTFFYVSETALGLIPPELFIAWAGETSTPIFNLFLIALLSYLGGFTSYWIGRRALRIPSLHNYLEVKMAKQLVMARKWGGVLIAVGALLPLPFSMASLVAGMLRYPVKDWALIGLLRFVRFAIYGAAIFSLV, encoded by the coding sequence TTGGAACACTCAACAACAAATAAAAAACCTTGGTTTCGACCTGATCGTGCTCACAAATACTATAAGCTTACAGGCTTTTACAGTTTTGTGGCAGATAGTATCAAGAAATCCATGCCTCCAGTTTTAGTTGTTGTTGCCATTCTAGCTGTTATTCACTTTGCTCTAGACGATGGTTTAATGGGGCTTCTTGAGCTTGCCGTTGAGGAATTGCCTGATTATGGTGTTTTGACATTTTTCTACGTGTCTGAAACTGCGTTAGGATTGATCCCTCCAGAGTTGTTTATCGCTTGGGCAGGAGAAACCAGTACTCCCATTTTTAACTTATTTCTTATCGCTTTACTTTCTTACTTAGGTGGTTTTACCTCTTATTGGATAGGTAGAAGAGCTTTAAGAATACCTAGTTTACACAATTACCTTGAAGTAAAAATGGCCAAACAACTCGTCATGGCAAGGAAATGGGGAGGCGTTCTTATAGCGGTAGGCGCTTTACTTCCGTTGCCTTTTTCTATGGCCAGCCTAGTCGCTGGAATGTTGCGCTACCCAGTTAAGGATTGGGCCCTAATTGGTCTACTGCGTTTTGTGCGTTTTGCTATTTACGGAGCGGCCATTTTCTCGTTGGTTTAA
- a CDS encoding glycosyltransferase family 2 protein encodes MKIGIVILNWNGIDLLKTYLPSVVEHRKEHVIYLADNASTDGSIAWTATHYPEVKIIAMGENRGYAGGYNAALDSVPEEVVCLLNSDVAVTAGWCDFIVRRFEIDPKLAACQPKILDDKKKEFFEYAGAAGGFIDRYAYPYCRGRLFDSIEKDLGQYDDVVDLDWASGACLFLRKSAYIKVGKLDEDYFAHQEEVDLCWRLRHAGFVISYEPQSVVYHLGGGTLNNLNPRKTFYNFRNCLYNIVKNDHSSLWLGVLFIRMLLDGIAALKFLSELKFAHFLAVLHAHFHFYRHLESLLKKRKEIKAFEKVLQVKNTDLSIVYQYFINGIKIYQK; translated from the coding sequence ATGAAAATAGGAATTGTCATATTAAATTGGAATGGAATAGACTTGCTTAAAACCTATTTACCTAGCGTGGTAGAACACCGTAAAGAGCATGTTATTTATTTGGCAGACAATGCTTCCACAGACGGTTCCATAGCATGGACGGCGACTCATTATCCAGAAGTAAAGATCATTGCGATGGGGGAAAACCGCGGTTATGCTGGTGGCTATAATGCAGCCCTTGATAGCGTACCTGAAGAAGTGGTGTGTTTATTAAATAGCGATGTTGCTGTTACAGCAGGCTGGTGCGATTTTATAGTTCGGCGATTTGAAATAGATCCAAAACTCGCTGCTTGTCAGCCTAAAATCCTTGATGATAAAAAGAAAGAGTTCTTTGAATATGCCGGCGCTGCTGGTGGATTTATTGACCGTTATGCCTATCCTTATTGTAGAGGACGTTTATTTGACAGTATAGAAAAAGATCTAGGTCAGTATGATGATGTGGTCGATTTAGACTGGGCTAGTGGTGCCTGTCTATTTCTAAGGAAGAGTGCCTATATTAAGGTAGGTAAGCTGGATGAAGATTATTTTGCTCATCAAGAAGAAGTCGATTTGTGTTGGAGGTTGCGTCATGCAGGTTTTGTAATTAGTTACGAACCGCAATCGGTCGTGTATCATTTAGGAGGAGGTACTTTAAACAATTTAAACCCACGTAAGACGTTTTATAATTTTAGAAACTGTCTTTATAATATCGTTAAAAATGATCATTCCAGTTTATGGTTAGGAGTATTATTTATTAGAATGTTGCTGGATGGAATAGCGGCATTAAAGTTTCTTAGCGAACTGAAGTTTGCTCATTTTTTGGCCGTATTGCATGCGCACTTTCATTTTTACAGGCATTTGGAATCACTTTTAAAGAAAAGAAAAGAAATAAAAGCATTTGAGAAAGTTCTGCAAGTAAAAAACACCGATTTAAGTATTGTATATCAATACTTTATAAATGGTATAAAGATTTATCAAAAGTAA
- a CDS encoding alpha/beta hydrolase: MVKTVSYTHTNSYETLFKLTEKTKNIWICFHGLGYLSAYFKRYFEGLNAQDNYVIVLQAPSKSYIGSDFKHVGACWLTKVDTAQEMNNNLNYIQKALVAEDIIGDSRMVLFGYSQGVSIATRFLKNYYHPIKALLMHSGSIPKELTSKDGLHFKKYCSRFIHIAGTKDEYSNDAIIKSEKEKIELLFGTDCELYRPEIKHVVHVPFIKEISKTL; this comes from the coding sequence ATGGTGAAAACAGTTTCCTATACACATACTAATTCCTACGAGACACTTTTTAAACTCACAGAAAAGACGAAGAATATATGGATTTGCTTTCATGGATTAGGGTATTTATCTGCTTATTTCAAGCGCTATTTTGAAGGTCTTAATGCTCAGGACAACTATGTAATCGTTCTTCAAGCACCATCAAAATCATATATAGGATCTGACTTTAAACATGTAGGTGCTTGTTGGCTCACAAAGGTGGATACCGCTCAAGAAATGAACAATAATTTGAACTATATACAAAAAGCCCTAGTTGCTGAAGATATAATAGGAGATTCACGTATGGTTTTGTTCGGTTACTCACAAGGAGTATCCATTGCTACGCGATTTTTAAAAAACTACTACCACCCTATCAAAGCACTCCTGATGCACAGTGGCAGTATTCCTAAGGAGCTGACATCAAAGGACGGTTTACATTTTAAAAAGTACTGTTCTAGGTTTATACACATCGCTGGAACAAAAGATGAATATTCAAATGATGCTATTATAAAAAGTGAAAAAGAAAAAATAGAACTTCTTTTTGGTACAGATTGTGAGTTGTATAGACCTGAAATAAAACATGTGGTTCACGTACCGTTTATTAAAGAAATCTCTAAAACCTTATAA
- a CDS encoding isochorismate synthase, with the protein MKKKLPFLLLRTANDSHVRVLSQRDQKWHKTVPDNMTYGVFCKFQNSEDQVFIYAEEDESFTIEKRQLKVVEQMNTTYLVDEVEQNRYVKLIEKAVSMLKETSMKKVVLSRKQSFPKKASDLEILSNLLDQYTEANCYFFYHPKVGKWMGATPEILVRVKEGKLQTMSLAGTALYKEYEVHEWGKKEIEEQELVTEFIIHNLHKNGALDIQKSEVKTVQAGSLIHLSTDITASIAMDDKSNFIHALHPTPAVCGIPRNQALEFILQNENYDRSFYTGYLGMVDQNTANYFVNLRCMQLYDQEVDIYVGGGITALSDPKAEYEETMNKLLTMKKVL; encoded by the coding sequence TTGAAAAAAAAACTACCATTCTTATTACTGAGAACTGCAAACGATAGCCATGTGCGCGTTCTCTCACAGCGAGATCAAAAATGGCATAAAACAGTACCTGACAACATGACTTATGGTGTTTTTTGCAAATTTCAAAATTCAGAAGATCAGGTGTTCATATATGCTGAGGAAGATGAAAGCTTCACTATTGAAAAACGTCAACTTAAGGTCGTAGAGCAAATGAACACCACTTATCTAGTTGATGAAGTGGAGCAAAATCGTTATGTGAAACTCATTGAAAAAGCCGTAAGTATGCTGAAAGAAACTAGTATGAAAAAGGTGGTTCTTTCGCGCAAACAAAGCTTTCCTAAAAAAGCCTCTGATTTAGAAATTCTTTCCAATTTATTAGATCAATATACAGAAGCTAATTGCTACTTTTTTTATCATCCTAAAGTAGGAAAATGGATGGGTGCTACACCAGAAATATTGGTTCGTGTAAAAGAGGGAAAACTACAAACGATGTCACTTGCTGGAACAGCTCTTTATAAAGAATATGAAGTACATGAATGGGGTAAAAAAGAAATTGAAGAACAAGAATTGGTTACTGAATTTATCATCCATAACCTCCATAAAAATGGAGCGCTTGACATTCAAAAATCAGAAGTAAAAACGGTTCAAGCAGGAAGTCTAATTCATTTAAGTACTGATATTACTGCTTCTATAGCTATGGATGATAAAAGTAATTTTATTCATGCTTTACATCCTACACCTGCAGTTTGTGGGATTCCTAGGAATCAAGCATTGGAATTTATTCTGCAGAATGAAAACTATGACCGTTCCTTCTATACGGGATATTTAGGTATGGTAGACCAAAACACGGCAAACTACTTTGTGAATTTAAGATGCATGCAACTTTATGATCAGGAGGTAGACATTTATGTAGGCGGGGGAATTACCGCTTTAAGCGATCCCAAAGCAGAATATGAGGAGACCATGAATAAACTGCTTACTATGAAAAAGGTATTGTAA
- the rdgB gene encoding RdgB/HAM1 family non-canonical purine NTP pyrophosphatase, translating to MEIIFATHNQNKLIEVQALMPSHINLISLKDLDFDEDIPETSGSISGNAIQKVEFLKNQFDLPIFADDTGLLVDALNGEPGVYSARYAGEQKNSEDNMNLLLEKLTNNNHRVARFVTAIALDLNHSQTLFEGVCEGSILKEKKGGKGFGYDPIFQPYGFDKSFAEMSLTEKGAISHRAKALLKLIDYLKEVN from the coding sequence ATGGAAATTATTTTTGCCACACATAACCAGAATAAGCTAATAGAGGTGCAAGCTTTGATGCCTTCTCATATCAATTTGATAAGTCTAAAAGATTTGGATTTTGATGAAGACATACCAGAAACTTCTGGCAGCATTTCTGGAAATGCTATTCAAAAAGTAGAGTTTTTAAAAAATCAGTTTGATTTGCCCATCTTTGCTGACGACACGGGCCTTCTGGTAGATGCTTTAAACGGTGAACCAGGAGTTTATAGTGCGAGATATGCGGGTGAACAAAAGAATAGTGAGGACAATATGAATTTGCTATTAGAAAAGTTAACAAACAATAACCATAGGGTTGCACGTTTTGTTACGGCTATTGCGTTAGATTTGAACCATAGTCAGACCTTATTTGAAGGAGTTTGTGAAGGAAGTATTTTAAAAGAAAAAAAAGGTGGTAAGGGATTTGGGTATGATCCCATATTCCAGCCATACGGTTTTGATAAATCCTTTGCCGAAATGTCTCTGACAGAAAAAGGCGCTATAAGCCATAGAGCAAAGGCATTGCTCAAGCTAATTGACTATTTGAAAGAAGTTAATTAA
- a CDS encoding carboxypeptidase-like regulatory domain-containing protein: MKLHYYTTLLFFFFCITLGNAQDEKETTKKAETVASIVKGKVLNAKDNSILENVNILNLNQIKGTASTREGLFKIAAKVNDTLYLSYLGFETINVRVTEDWLKFGDVTISMTEKGIALDEVTVTETSLTGFLEIDAKRAPIYATRRYKISGLPKGYEAGDSEPGAITQVLESVFNPADFLYNTFGKKGKSMRKLRQVKEQDEIRNILQSKYDRETLMNLLQLDKVDIDAILRNCQYSKQFIDTANDLQILDAISECYEEYKVLKASKEKK, encoded by the coding sequence ATGAAATTACATTACTACACCACCCTACTGTTTTTTTTCTTTTGTATTACATTAGGTAATGCTCAGGACGAAAAGGAAACAACAAAAAAAGCCGAGACTGTTGCCAGCATTGTAAAAGGTAAAGTCCTCAACGCCAAAGACAATTCTATTTTAGAAAATGTCAATATTTTGAATCTTAACCAGATAAAAGGAACTGCATCAACTAGAGAAGGTCTCTTTAAAATTGCTGCCAAAGTAAACGATACACTTTATTTATCTTACTTAGGTTTTGAAACTATCAATGTAAGAGTTACTGAGGACTGGCTTAAATTTGGCGATGTCACGATCTCCATGACAGAAAAAGGAATTGCATTAGATGAAGTTACCGTAACAGAAACTTCCTTAACAGGTTTTCTAGAGATTGACGCAAAACGTGCACCTATTTATGCTACAAGAAGGTATAAAATAAGTGGTTTACCTAAAGGCTATGAAGCTGGTGACAGTGAACCAGGTGCGATCACGCAAGTACTGGAAAGTGTTTTTAATCCAGCAGATTTTCTTTACAATACCTTTGGTAAAAAGGGGAAATCCATGCGTAAATTACGTCAAGTAAAAGAGCAAGATGAAATTAGAAACATATTACAAAGCAAATACGATCGAGAAACACTCATGAATTTGCTGCAACTAGACAAAGTGGATATTGATGCGATTTTAAGAAACTGTCAATATTCTAAACAATTTATTGACACCGCAAACGATTTGCAAATTCTAGATGCCATAAGTGAGTGCTACGAGGAATACAAAGTTTTGAAAGCCTCTAAAGAAAAAAAATAA
- a CDS encoding DEAD/DEAH box helicase: MKNETEIKSLYDYQERDLEAVFERINNQPDDYNLLYQLPTGGGKTVIFSEMVRRYIRETGKKVVILTHRIELCKQTSKMLNGFNVKNKVINSKVKELDDQKDYDCFVAMVETLNNRIQDDKLELDDIGLVIIDEAHYNSFRKLFKYFDHCFMLGVTATPLSSNFKLPMKDNYKELIVGNSITSLVEQGFLAQAVTHTYDVGLSGLTIGMNGDYTVKSSEKLYTAVTMQDKLVQSYTDVAKGKKTLIFNNGIRTSIEVEDTFRRAGIEVRHLDNTNSKEERKDILRWFRDKPDAVLTSVSILTTGFDEPSVECIILNRATKSLTLYYQMIGRGSRILQDKKEFQIIDLGNNVARFGLWNEPIDWQQVFRSPDFYVENIVSDEEIERNFVYKMPDATKAEFPNTKDFTFDIKGAYKRITKENRKSKDVLDESIAQHVQWCVENSEDVFDARILAKLLKEDIKDRIRRYAYCIINNTNNYKDWLEEDYYRRLRMALQQEFAGIESDL; the protein is encoded by the coding sequence ATGAAAAATGAAACTGAAATTAAATCCTTGTACGATTACCAAGAACGCGATCTGGAAGCGGTTTTTGAACGTATAAACAATCAACCAGACGATTACAATTTGTTGTACCAACTACCTACTGGTGGTGGGAAAACAGTTATTTTTTCTGAAATGGTACGCAGGTACATCAGAGAAACTGGAAAAAAAGTGGTGATATTAACCCACCGTATTGAACTCTGTAAGCAAACCTCCAAAATGCTTAATGGTTTTAATGTGAAAAATAAGGTCATCAATTCTAAAGTGAAAGAACTGGATGATCAAAAAGACTACGATTGTTTTGTTGCGATGGTAGAAACTTTGAATAACCGTATTCAAGATGACAAGCTCGAACTAGACGATATAGGTCTTGTCATTATCGATGAAGCACACTACAACAGTTTTAGAAAGTTGTTCAAATACTTTGATCACTGTTTTATGTTAGGTGTGACTGCTACACCATTGAGCTCCAACTTTAAGTTGCCTATGAAGGACAACTATAAAGAGCTTATAGTAGGAAACAGCATCACTTCTCTAGTAGAACAAGGATTTCTTGCTCAAGCAGTCACTCATACTTACGATGTAGGCTTAAGCGGTCTCACTATAGGTATGAATGGAGATTATACTGTAAAGAGTAGTGAGAAGCTTTATACAGCGGTAACTATGCAGGATAAACTGGTGCAGTCTTATACAGACGTAGCAAAAGGTAAAAAAACCTTGATTTTTAATAACGGTATCAGAACCAGTATAGAGGTAGAAGACACCTTTAGACGTGCAGGAATAGAAGTGAGACACTTAGATAATACCAATTCTAAAGAAGAGCGTAAAGATATTTTGAGGTGGTTTAGAGATAAGCCTGATGCAGTTCTTACTTCTGTGAGTATTCTGACCACCGGCTTTGATGAGCCTAGTGTAGAATGTATTATTTTAAATAGAGCGACTAAATCATTAACTCTTTATTATCAAATGATAGGTCGTGGTTCTCGTATTCTTCAAGATAAAAAGGAATTCCAAATTATCGATTTAGGTAATAACGTGGCTCGTTTTGGTTTGTGGAATGAACCTATAGACTGGCAACAAGTATTTAGATCTCCAGATTTCTACGTGGAAAATATCGTTTCTGATGAAGAGATAGAACGCAATTTTGTGTATAAGATGCCTGATGCTACCAAAGCAGAGTTTCCCAATACCAAAGATTTTACTTTTGATATCAAAGGAGCTTATAAAAGAATCACTAAAGAAAACCGCAAGTCCAAAGATGTGCTTGATGAATCTATTGCACAACATGTACAGTGGTGTGTAGAGAATAGTGAAGATGTTTTTGACGCTCGTATCCTTGCTAAACTGCTTAAAGAAGATATCAAAGACCGTATTAGAAGATACGCCTACTGTATTATTAATAATACAAATAACTATAAAGACTGGTTAGAAGAAGATTATTACCGTCGTTTAAGAATGGCTTTACAGCAAGAGTTTGCAGGTATTGAGTCAGATTTATAA